The bacterium genome has a segment encoding these proteins:
- a CDS encoding ATP-binding protein, producing MSRKRLIYRLLPTYLLVMALALAGVLWLGAREMTRFFYSQKSNDLQSMAYAAARSAVATLETEDFLDTNPKLSSWCSDFAVRTSTRVTVVLSSGRVLCDSDEDPGKMDDHSTRPEIKKAIGGAAGSSIRYSYTLEKPLMYVAVPMEGPSNIVVIMRVAVPVSTMTQALWSVRLRLTLGVMAAGLLIVITTVLLSRRITSPLREMRDGVRRYADGDFGTRLRFSSTEEFAELAEEMNSMARQLDDRIRTVVNQRNELEAVLSSMVEGVLAFDTSENLISLNQAASDLLGVRHETALNRPIQEVIRNSALQRFVSKTLGSMEPVEDEISLYSGGERSLQAHGAPLTDVSGKRIGTLVVLNDVTNIRRLENIRREFVANASHEIRTPITSIKGFVETLLDGALEDQETARRFLGIIGKHSDRLNAIVEDLLSLSKIEMEAETGQVYLEEGRIREVIEEAVEACHTGIEEKEINVEINCPGELMCPINPSLLVQALINLLDNAVKFSGTGGTVTVQCRAADGGVMVSVKDEGAGIEAVHIPRLFERFYRVDKARSRTLGGTGLGLAIVKHIAQVHNGEVSVTSRPGKGSTFTITLPS from the coding sequence TTGTCCCGCAAACGCCTTATCTACAGACTTCTCCCTACATATCTGCTGGTCATGGCCCTGGCCCTGGCCGGAGTTTTGTGGCTGGGCGCCCGGGAGATGACGCGGTTCTTCTACAGCCAGAAATCGAATGATCTTCAGTCCATGGCTTACGCCGCGGCGCGAAGTGCGGTAGCCACTCTCGAAACCGAGGATTTCCTGGACACCAACCCGAAACTGAGCAGCTGGTGCAGTGATTTTGCTGTTCGTACCTCCACCCGGGTCACTGTCGTCCTCTCCTCAGGCCGGGTCCTTTGCGATTCCGACGAGGATCCCGGGAAAATGGACGACCACTCCACACGCCCCGAGATCAAAAAAGCCATAGGCGGTGCGGCCGGCTCATCCATCCGTTACAGCTACACCCTGGAAAAACCCCTTATGTATGTCGCCGTTCCCATGGAGGGGCCCTCCAATATCGTGGTGATCATGCGTGTCGCCGTCCCGGTTTCCACCATGACCCAGGCCCTGTGGTCGGTCAGGCTGCGATTGACCCTGGGAGTCATGGCGGCGGGCCTGCTCATCGTGATCACAACCGTCCTCCTTTCGAGGCGCATCACATCGCCCCTGCGGGAGATGCGGGACGGGGTGAGAAGATACGCGGACGGTGATTTTGGCACCAGGCTCAGATTCTCCTCCACGGAGGAATTCGCCGAGCTGGCCGAAGAGATGAACAGCATGGCCCGGCAGCTCGATGACCGCATCCGTACGGTGGTCAACCAGAGAAACGAACTGGAGGCGGTTTTATCCAGCATGGTGGAAGGGGTCCTGGCCTTTGACACGAGTGAGAACCTCATCAGCCTCAACCAGGCCGCCTCGGACCTTCTGGGTGTCAGGCATGAAACGGCCCTTAACAGGCCCATCCAGGAGGTCATCAGGAACTCGGCCCTGCAGAGGTTCGTCTCAAAAACCCTTGGGAGCATGGAACCTGTGGAGGATGAGATCTCCCTTTACAGCGGCGGCGAACGGAGCCTCCAGGCCCACGGAGCTCCCCTTACCGATGTCAGCGGAAAACGGATCGGCACCCTGGTGGTTTTAAACGACGTCACCAATATCAGGCGTCTGGAAAATATACGCCGTGAATTTGTGGCCAACGCTTCTCATGAGATCCGCACCCCCATCACCTCCATCAAGGGGTTCGTGGAGACCCTCCTCGACGGCGCCCTCGAGGACCAGGAGACAGCCCGGCGGTTCCTGGGGATCATCGGGAAACACTCCGATCGCCTCAACGCCATTGTGGAGGATCTCCTCAGCCTCTCCAAGATCGAGATGGAGGCCGAGACTGGGCAGGTCTACCTCGAGGAGGGCCGTATCCGGGAGGTCATTGAAGAGGCGGTGGAAGCGTGCCACACGGGAATCGAGGAGAAGGAAATAAATGTGGAGATCAACTGTCCCGGCGAACTGATGTGCCCTATCAACCCGTCCCTGCTGGTCCAGGCCCTCATCAACCTTCTGGACAATGCGGTCAAGTTCAGCGGGACAGGTGGAACGGTTACCGTACAATGCCGGGCCGCGGATGGCGGTGTCATGGTAAGTGTCAAGGATGAGGGAGCCGGCATCGAGGCCGTTCACATCCCAAGGCTCTTCGAGCGCTTCTACAGGGTTGACAAGGCAAGGAGCCGCACCCTCGGAGGCACCGGCCTGGGCCTCGCCATCGTCAAGCACATCGCCCAGGTCCACAACGGCGAGGTGAGCGTCACCAGCCGCCCTGGAAAGGGGAGTACGTTTACGATCACTCTGCCATCGTGA
- a CDS encoding response regulator transcription factor produces the protein MAKERILLIEDDEDIQELIRYNLDREGYDIKLVGSAEDGLIQASSWEPDIVLLDLMLPGMNGLDACRKLKSTEATSSIPVIMVTAKGEEADIVSGLELGADDYILKPFSPKVLVARIRNVLRRAESDPGQSPDGAIDHHGIYIHPGRREVTSGGDSVDLTFTEFNILEFLVRRPGWVFTRSQIVDNIRGNDYHVTERSVDVHILGLRKKLGDFGDVIETVRGVGYRFKE, from the coding sequence ATGGCTAAGGAAAGAATACTGCTTATCGAAGACGACGAAGATATCCAGGAACTGATCCGTTATAACCTGGACCGGGAAGGGTACGACATTAAGCTGGTGGGTTCAGCTGAGGACGGTCTCATACAGGCTTCTTCCTGGGAGCCGGATATCGTTCTCCTGGATCTGATGCTTCCCGGAATGAACGGCCTCGACGCATGCAGGAAGTTAAAGAGCACTGAAGCGACCTCCTCGATACCGGTGATCATGGTGACAGCCAAAGGAGAGGAGGCCGACATCGTCTCGGGTCTGGAACTTGGTGCCGACGATTACATCCTCAAACCGTTCAGCCCGAAGGTGCTCGTGGCAAGGATCAGGAATGTTCTTCGCCGTGCCGAGAGCGATCCCGGCCAATCGCCTGACGGGGCTATCGACCACCACGGGATATACATCCACCCGGGCAGACGAGAGGTCACCTCAGGAGGGGATTCTGTAGATCTGACCTTTACCGAGTTCAACATTCTGGAATTTCTGGTGCGTCGTCCGGGATGGGTGTTCACAAGGTCCCAGATAGTGGATAATATCAGGGGTAACGACTACCATGTGACGGAACGTTCCGTAGACGTCCACATCCTGGGCCTGCGCAAAAAACTGGGCGATTTCGGGGATGTTATTGAAACGGTCCGGGGAGTGGGGTATCGATTCAAGGAATAA
- a CDS encoding HlyD family efflux transporter periplasmic adaptor subunit, with protein sequence MPLKREAAKKDIEGAKAALDKAQWYLAQTKGISPGSARVVDVLYAEGEFVPAGAPVVSLLPPERVKVRFFVPESMLSAINTGLNVDIARDGAEQVLAGKISYIAPYAEYTPPLIYSKENREKLVFMVEASFNPPAAEDLNPGQPVEVSISK encoded by the coding sequence TTGCCGTTGAAAAGGGAGGCAGCTAAAAAGGACATTGAGGGAGCAAAGGCGGCCCTTGACAAGGCGCAGTGGTATTTGGCTCAAACAAAAGGTATCTCACCTGGCTCTGCCCGCGTCGTGGACGTTCTCTATGCTGAGGGAGAGTTTGTCCCGGCAGGTGCACCAGTGGTTTCGCTGCTGCCGCCGGAGAGAGTCAAGGTGAGGTTTTTCGTGCCGGAGTCCATGCTTTCCGCCATTAATACAGGCCTGAATGTTGACATTGCACGTGACGGTGCCGAGCAGGTGCTTGCTGGAAAAATCAGCTACATTGCCCCCTATGCCGAGTACACACCTCCCCTGATCTACAGCAAGGAGAACCGTGAAAAGCTGGTATTCATGGTAGAGGCTTCTTTTAATCCCCCTGCCGCTGAAGATCTGAATCCCGGCCAGCCGGTGGAGGTCAGCATATCCAAATGA
- a CDS encoding ABC transporter ATP-binding protein produces the protein MRVEEKPVIDVYDLKKSFGGKPAVKGISLKVGRGEIFGFLGPNGSGKTTTIRMLCGLMKPDGGHGSCLGFDVLTEMSKIKENAGYMTQNFSLYEDMTVGENLDFMARLYGIPNRKDVVAENLSQLGMTGNKDQLAGTLSGGWKQRLALGACMIHNPQLLLLDEPTAGVDPKARFDFWNKIHKLSAEGVTILVSTHYMDEAEQCHKLGYIVAGELLTEGSPEEVIKKSGLVTWRVAGPDIWLLSEKISGLPAVAQVTVCGTELHVSGYDEEALHRDLKPFMDGKWAFEVSKPGVDDVFVSLMKQRGDEGL, from the coding sequence ATGAGAGTTGAAGAAAAGCCTGTTATTGATGTTTACGATCTGAAAAAGAGTTTTGGCGGCAAACCGGCTGTTAAAGGGATATCCCTGAAGGTCGGGCGGGGGGAGATATTCGGTTTTCTTGGACCTAACGGGAGCGGCAAGACCACGACCATTCGGATGCTGTGCGGCCTGATGAAACCCGATGGGGGACATGGCAGCTGTCTCGGCTTTGACGTGCTGACTGAAATGTCGAAGATTAAGGAGAACGCCGGGTACATGACCCAGAACTTTTCCCTTTACGAGGATATGACGGTGGGCGAAAACCTGGATTTCATGGCCCGTCTTTACGGTATTCCCAACAGAAAGGATGTTGTCGCTGAAAACCTTTCACAGCTGGGAATGACTGGGAACAAAGATCAACTGGCGGGGACTCTCTCCGGGGGTTGGAAGCAGCGCCTGGCTCTTGGAGCATGCATGATCCATAACCCGCAGCTGCTGCTCCTCGATGAGCCGACAGCCGGCGTCGACCCGAAGGCACGGTTCGATTTCTGGAACAAGATACATAAACTGTCAGCGGAAGGTGTGACAATACTCGTCTCTACTCATTACATGGACGAGGCAGAGCAGTGTCACAAACTGGGTTATATCGTTGCAGGCGAACTGCTCACGGAAGGAAGTCCGGAAGAGGTGATCAAAAAATCCGGTCTTGTGACCTGGAGGGTGGCCGGCCCCGATATCTGGTTGCTCTCCGAAAAAATTTCCGGGCTGCCGGCAGTGGCACAGGTGACGGTTTGTGGAACGGAGCTGCATGTAAGCGGATATGACGAGGAGGCCTTGCATAGGGACTTGAAACCGTTCATGGACGGGAAGTGGGCTTTCGAAGTCTCCAAACCTGGCGTGGATGATGTCTTTGTAAGCCTCATGAAACAAAGAGGTGACGAGGGGCTATGA
- a CDS encoding ABC transporter permease → MKGRSFSPARFWAIIVKEFIQMRRDRLTFGMMVGIPLMQIIIFGYAINFDPKNLPVTVVSADNSVFSRDLVYAMENSGYFRITGTAASKKEAAKLLDLGDVQFILNIPENFGRKLLKGERPAILLEADATDPVATGSAMAAMSVIAQKVFDRDLKGPLGYLQAGQPPYRLVIHKKYNPEGVTQYNIIPGLMGIVLTLTMVLITGVAITRERERGTMENLLSTPVRPIEVITGKIIPYIIIGYLQVTLILLAAHYFFHIPMVGSVPLLLLVSLFFIVANLSMGITFSTIAKNQMQAMQIAFFFFLPSLMLSGFMFPFRGMPEWAQWIGSALPLTHYLRIVRGIFLKGNGFSEVLVHLWPIALFMSIAITVAVGRYRETLD, encoded by the coding sequence ATGAAGGGCCGTAGTTTTTCACCGGCAAGGTTCTGGGCAATTATCGTCAAGGAGTTTATCCAGATGAGGCGGGACAGGCTCACCTTCGGTATGATGGTCGGCATCCCCCTGATGCAGATCATCATCTTCGGTTATGCCATCAACTTCGACCCAAAAAATCTTCCTGTAACGGTTGTCTCCGCTGATAACAGCGTTTTCTCCCGTGACCTTGTTTATGCCATGGAAAACAGCGGTTATTTTCGAATCACAGGGACAGCGGCAAGTAAAAAGGAAGCCGCAAAACTTCTCGACCTGGGTGATGTCCAGTTCATTTTGAATATACCGGAAAACTTCGGCCGCAAGCTGCTTAAAGGTGAACGTCCCGCAATACTGCTGGAAGCAGACGCAACCGACCCGGTTGCCACAGGCAGCGCTATGGCCGCCATGAGCGTTATCGCACAGAAGGTGTTCGACCGGGATTTAAAAGGGCCGCTAGGTTACTTACAGGCTGGGCAGCCACCTTACAGGCTGGTCATTCATAAAAAGTACAACCCCGAAGGGGTGACGCAATATAACATCATCCCGGGCCTGATGGGCATCGTGCTTACCCTGACGATGGTGCTCATCACCGGCGTGGCCATCACTCGCGAGCGTGAACGGGGAACCATGGAGAACCTCCTTTCCACACCGGTGCGCCCCATAGAGGTCATAACGGGCAAGATCATTCCCTACATCATTATCGGGTACCTCCAGGTAACGCTTATTCTCCTCGCGGCACATTACTTCTTTCACATCCCCATGGTAGGCAGCGTTCCTCTGTTGTTACTGGTTTCGCTGTTTTTTATCGTGGCCAACCTTTCCATGGGCATCACATTTTCCACCATCGCTAAAAACCAGATGCAGGCCATGCAGATAGCCTTTTTCTTCTTTCTTCCCTCGCTGATGTTGTCCGGTTTTATGTTCCCTTTTCGCGGTATGCCGGAATGGGCCCAGTGGATAGGCTCCGCATTGCCGCTTACCCACTACTTGCGGATCGTTCGCGGTATTTTCCTTAAAGGAAACGGTTTCTCGGAGGTACTCGTCCACCTTTGGCCTATTGCCCTTTTTATGTCCATCGCAATTACCGTGGCGGTCGGCAGGTACCGGGAGACCCTGGATTGA
- a CDS encoding DoxX family protein: protein MESISPMKNSLPRFLLTPWIFHSFRLFMGGLFLYTGATKLADIAGFSQSIAAYGILPAVLLPCAAIGLPALEVVVGFGTLLNKRWALLGILAMMVMFTGVLGYGVAVGLEIDCGCFSTAETSLAEKSETASILDIPGDGSSLFNEPGIFLETVEEGNGAEETCSEPEEAPPSLRSALIRDIFLLFGVIYLVAWPDLRQRWGINSSRES from the coding sequence ATGGAAAGCATATCCCCCATGAAAAACAGTTTGCCCCGTTTCCTCCTGACACCCTGGATCTTTCACAGTTTCCGGTTGTTTATGGGAGGTCTTTTCCTTTATACAGGCGCCACGAAACTTGCCGATATAGCTGGTTTTAGCCAGTCCATTGCAGCCTACGGTATCCTGCCTGCTGTCCTGCTTCCCTGCGCCGCCATTGGACTGCCTGCCCTGGAGGTGGTGGTGGGTTTCGGTACCCTGCTGAACAAGCGTTGGGCCCTCCTGGGGATCCTGGCCATGATGGTCATGTTCACCGGAGTCCTGGGCTACGGTGTGGCAGTGGGGCTGGAGATCGACTGCGGTTGTTTTTCTACCGCTGAAACATCCCTGGCTGAAAAGTCTGAGACGGCGTCGATCCTCGATATCCCCGGTGATGGGAGCAGCCTTTTCAACGAACCAGGGATTTTCCTTGAAACGGTAGAAGAGGGCAACGGCGCTGAGGAAACCTGTTCGGAGCCTGAGGAAGCGCCGCCCTCTCTGAGATCCGCGCTCATCAGGGATATCTTCCTCCTGTTCGGTGTTATCTACCTGGTGGCATGGCCGGATCTCAGGCAAAGATGGGGGATCAATAGCAGTCGAGAGTCCTGA
- a CDS encoding DUF438 domain-containing protein, with amino-acid sequence MKLDKKTKILDLLETNPDLIDLLVTLSPEFTKLKNPLLRKTLGRFATLEHAAQTSGVPFEELSRKIAEAMIHSPGGAKDQTTPATREEKSQRMEALKDIVRGLHKGIAPETQKARFAEMLKEVSASEIAEMEQSLISEGISEEEIKNLCDVHVQVFAESFEGAEPPQVPAGHPVDTFRRENEALGEVAVGIQSILADTGPSPGDKTRAELTSLFRDLAQIEKHYLRKENQLFPMLEKHGVSGPSKVMWALHDDIRAVLKEILRAVEAGDWTTVSSEGPGLITVIVDMIYKEENILFPMAMETLSQADWGRVFEGSEELGFALIESDPSWQPESGPISETPPPRTGRGQAPLWLSTGGLNPKQLDLILTSLPVDITFVDAQDKVQYYSAQPDRIFPRSPGIIGREVQNCHPPSSVHVVQEILNDFREGKRDAADFWIQMGGKFILIRYFAIRDKEGEYEGCLEVSQDVTDIRALEGEKRLLDG; translated from the coding sequence ATGAAACTGGACAAAAAAACGAAGATCCTCGACCTGTTGGAAACGAACCCCGACCTTATAGACCTCCTGGTGACGTTATCGCCGGAATTTACAAAACTCAAAAACCCCCTCCTGCGAAAGACTCTCGGCCGCTTTGCCACTTTAGAACACGCGGCCCAGACCAGCGGTGTGCCCTTCGAGGAGTTGTCCAGAAAGATCGCCGAGGCCATGATCCACAGTCCGGGGGGTGCTAAAGACCAAACCACTCCCGCTACCCGGGAGGAAAAGTCCCAACGTATGGAAGCCCTCAAGGACATCGTCAGAGGCCTCCACAAGGGGATAGCCCCCGAGACACAGAAAGCCCGCTTTGCCGAGATGCTGAAAGAGGTATCCGCATCAGAGATCGCCGAGATGGAACAATCCCTTATCTCGGAGGGGATCAGCGAGGAAGAGATCAAGAACCTGTGTGATGTCCATGTCCAGGTCTTCGCCGAGTCCTTCGAGGGGGCCGAGCCGCCACAGGTCCCCGCTGGCCACCCCGTGGACACTTTCCGGAGGGAGAACGAGGCGCTGGGTGAGGTCGCCGTGGGGATCCAAAGCATCCTCGCAGATACCGGCCCCTCACCCGGCGACAAGACCAGGGCAGAACTGACCAGCCTTTTCAGGGATCTGGCCCAGATCGAAAAACACTACCTGCGCAAGGAGAACCAGCTGTTCCCCATGCTGGAAAAGCATGGAGTCAGCGGGCCATCCAAGGTCATGTGGGCCCTGCACGACGATATACGGGCGGTACTTAAGGAAATCTTACGGGCTGTGGAGGCCGGCGACTGGACCACGGTAAGCTCGGAAGGTCCGGGGCTCATCACCGTCATCGTTGACATGATCTACAAGGAGGAGAACATCCTCTTCCCCATGGCCATGGAAACCCTCTCCCAAGCCGATTGGGGGCGAGTTTTTGAGGGGAGCGAGGAGTTGGGGTTTGCCCTCATCGAAAGTGACCCCAGCTGGCAGCCGGAATCAGGTCCAATCAGCGAGACTCCTCCGCCCCGAACCGGCCGAGGCCAGGCGCCCCTGTGGCTGTCCACCGGTGGCCTGAATCCGAAACAGCTGGACCTTATCCTCACCAGCCTTCCGGTAGACATTACCTTCGTGGACGCCCAGGACAAGGTCCAGTACTACTCGGCCCAACCGGACAGGATCTTCCCCCGCAGCCCCGGCATCATCGGCCGTGAGGTGCAGAACTGCCATCCGCCGTCCAGCGTCCACGTTGTCCAGGAGATACTGAATGACTTCCGCGAAGGGAAGAGAGACGCCGCCGACTTCTGGATCCAGATGGGCGGCAAGTTCATCCTCATACGCTACTTCGCTATCCGGGATAAGGAGGGCGAATATGAGGGGTGCCTGGAGGTCAGTCAGGATGTTACGGACATCCGGGCGCTGGAAGGGGAGAAACGATTGCTGGATGGGTGA
- a CDS encoding DedA family protein, with translation MDFLTPEHGLVALFALSFLASTVLPLGSEWLLVALLLKGYDPVVSVAVGTAGNTLGALTTYAVGIYGGAFLIKRILRVDDEAREKAQRFYKRYGSWTLFLSWVPFIGDSLCLVGGILRINFWRFFLLVGGGKLFRYGVATWVVLKVVEGR, from the coding sequence GTGGACTTTTTAACCCCCGAACATGGGCTGGTGGCCCTTTTTGCTCTGAGTTTCCTGGCCTCCACCGTTTTGCCCCTTGGGTCTGAGTGGCTTTTGGTGGCTCTTCTGCTCAAGGGATACGATCCGGTCGTGTCAGTGGCCGTGGGCACCGCCGGCAACACCCTGGGGGCCCTGACGACCTACGCCGTCGGGATTTACGGGGGCGCCTTTCTGATAAAAAGAATCCTCAGGGTGGACGACGAGGCCAGGGAAAAGGCACAAAGATTTTATAAGCGATACGGTTCCTGGACTTTGTTTCTTTCATGGGTGCCCTTTATCGGGGATTCGCTGTGCCTCGTGGGGGGGATCCTGCGGATAAACTTCTGGCGGTTCTTCCTGCTCGTTGGTGGAGGAAAACTGTTCCGGTACGGGGTGGCCACCTGGGTGGTGCTGAAGGTGGTGGAGGGAAGGTGA
- the carB gene encoding carbamoyl-phosphate synthase large subunit: protein MPTYDDIRKIMIIGSGPIVIGQACEFDYSGTQACKALRSLGYEIVLANSNPATIMTDPGMADATYIEPLTVERMKEIIEIEKPDALLPNLGGQSGLNLSSELSRQGVLKENGVRIIGVGVDAIERGEDRLAFKETMERLGLELPKSEIATTVEEAAQFALELGYPVVLRPAYTMGGTGGGLVYNREELEVIAGRGLAASLVNQVLVEESVLGWEELELEVVRDGKNQIITVCFIENVDAMGVHTGDSFCTAPMLTIDPDLQEKLQDFSYRIVKAIEVIGGTNVQFAHDPKTGRVVVIEINPRTSRSSALASKATGFPIALISSKLAGGLSLDDMPYWKGGTLENYAPWGEYVVVKFPRWAFEKFTDVPDKLGTQMRAVGEAMSIARYYKEAFLKAIRSLEIGRYGLGFAKDFNDRNLKELMELLAEPSSERQFIMYEALRKGASVDDLSVKTHIKPWFIEQMKELVVLEEEILEYQGGVLPDDLLEKAKKDGFSDRYLAMLLKISEKEVRQRRKAIGLVPGYQPLPVSGVEDAAYYYSTYNVPDAIGASDRRKIMVLGGGPNRIGQGIEFDYCCVHAALAIREEGLESIMVNCNPETVSTDYDTSDKLYFEPLTVEDVLSIYEKEKPEGVIVQFGGQTPLNIARELLDAGLPIIGTSPEAIDLAEDRDRFSKMMEKLGIPMPESGMAGDLEEALSVADRIGYPLMVRPSYVLGGRAMEIVRDEAMLLAYVSQAVDLTPDSPILIDKFLEDAIEAEADAIADGTDAFVPAVMEHIELAGVHSGDSACVIPPISIPEKHIETIVNYTKKIAIELNVVGLMNIQYAISEDAVYVLEANPRASRTVPLVSKVCNISMANIATRVMLGAKIEDMELEHRRIPHYGVKESVFPFNMFPEEDPVLGPEMRSTGEVLGMNPSFGLAYCKAQEAALSPLPTEGTVLITVTDRDKNAIVEVARKFVQLGFSLLCTGGTARFLKDKGIESGTIKKYHEGRPSIVDAIKNREIQLLINTPSGKTSADDDSYIRKAAINYKVPFITTATAALAAVRGIEEQRQGKGVVRSLQAYHADIK from the coding sequence ATGCCCACTTATGACGACATCCGTAAAATTATGATCATTGGATCAGGTCCCATTGTCATCGGTCAGGCCTGTGAGTTCGACTATTCGGGGACCCAGGCCTGTAAAGCCCTCCGTTCCCTCGGATACGAGATCGTCCTGGCAAATTCCAATCCCGCAACTATTATGACCGACCCCGGTATGGCGGACGCTACCTATATAGAACCTCTCACTGTGGAGCGGATGAAAGAAATAATCGAGATCGAAAAGCCCGATGCTCTCCTTCCCAACCTTGGAGGGCAATCGGGTTTGAACCTCTCCTCTGAACTCTCACGCCAGGGAGTGCTCAAGGAAAACGGAGTCAGGATCATTGGAGTCGGTGTAGATGCCATTGAAAGGGGAGAGGACCGCCTCGCTTTCAAGGAAACAATGGAACGCCTGGGTCTTGAACTGCCCAAAAGCGAGATCGCGACCACCGTCGAGGAGGCGGCACAGTTTGCTTTGGAGCTTGGATATCCTGTGGTCCTTCGCCCCGCCTATACCATGGGGGGGACTGGCGGTGGACTGGTTTACAACCGGGAGGAGCTTGAGGTTATCGCAGGCAGGGGATTGGCGGCCAGCCTGGTCAACCAGGTCCTGGTGGAAGAATCGGTTCTCGGTTGGGAGGAGTTGGAACTCGAAGTGGTCCGTGACGGGAAGAACCAGATCATCACCGTCTGCTTTATCGAAAACGTTGACGCCATGGGTGTGCACACCGGGGATTCCTTCTGTACGGCCCCCATGCTCACCATCGATCCTGACCTGCAGGAAAAGCTCCAGGATTTCTCCTATCGCATCGTGAAAGCCATAGAGGTCATAGGCGGTACCAACGTCCAGTTCGCCCACGATCCGAAAACCGGCCGGGTTGTAGTCATTGAGATCAACCCACGGACTTCCAGATCCTCCGCTCTTGCTTCCAAGGCCACAGGATTTCCCATTGCCCTCATCTCATCCAAACTGGCCGGGGGGCTTTCCCTGGACGACATGCCCTACTGGAAAGGCGGAACACTGGAAAACTACGCGCCCTGGGGTGAATATGTTGTGGTCAAGTTCCCAAGGTGGGCTTTTGAAAAGTTCACAGATGTTCCTGACAAACTGGGTACCCAGATGAGGGCAGTCGGAGAAGCCATGAGCATTGCCCGCTATTATAAAGAGGCTTTTCTTAAGGCCATCCGTTCCCTGGAGATCGGAAGGTACGGTCTGGGCTTTGCGAAGGATTTTAACGACCGCAACCTGAAAGAGCTTATGGAGCTTCTGGCCGAGCCATCCAGTGAACGCCAGTTTATCATGTACGAAGCCCTGCGTAAGGGGGCCTCGGTGGACGACCTCAGCGTAAAGACACACATCAAACCCTGGTTCATTGAGCAGATGAAGGAACTGGTGGTTCTGGAAGAGGAGATCCTGGAATACCAGGGTGGTGTATTGCCGGATGACCTCCTTGAAAAAGCCAAAAAGGATGGTTTCAGCGACCGGTACCTGGCCATGCTTCTGAAAATTTCTGAGAAGGAAGTACGGCAGCGGCGAAAAGCCATTGGTCTTGTCCCAGGTTATCAGCCACTACCAGTGAGCGGGGTCGAGGATGCGGCGTATTACTATTCCACCTATAACGTTCCAGACGCTATAGGAGCAAGTGACCGGCGCAAGATCATGGTCCTGGGCGGGGGCCCCAACCGGATCGGCCAGGGGATCGAGTTCGACTACTGCTGTGTCCACGCCGCCTTGGCCATTCGCGAAGAGGGGCTGGAGTCCATTATGGTCAACTGCAACCCTGAAACCGTTTCTACCGATTACGATACATCGGATAAGTTGTACTTCGAACCTCTGACAGTGGAAGATGTTCTTTCCATCTATGAAAAAGAAAAGCCCGAGGGAGTGATCGTTCAGTTCGGGGGCCAGACACCTCTTAATATAGCCCGGGAACTTCTGGATGCTGGCCTTCCCATCATCGGGACCTCCCCGGAGGCCATTGATCTTGCTGAAGACCGAGACCGTTTCAGTAAGATGATGGAAAAGTTGGGGATCCCGATGCCTGAATCAGGGATGGCCGGCGACCTGGAGGAAGCTCTCAGTGTTGCCGACAGGATCGGCTACCCTCTTATGGTGCGGCCCTCCTACGTTTTGGGCGGACGGGCCATGGAGATCGTAAGAGACGAGGCGATGCTCCTGGCATATGTTTCTCAGGCGGTGGATCTTACACCGGACAGTCCCATCCTCATCGACAAATTTTTAGAGGATGCCATCGAGGCAGAAGCTGACGCCATCGCGGATGGCACGGATGCCTTTGTACCTGCTGTCATGGAGCATATCGAGCTTGCGGGTGTCCATTCCGGGGATTCGGCTTGCGTCATTCCCCCGATCAGTATCCCGGAAAAACATATTGAGACCATCGTGAACTACACGAAAAAGATCGCCATAGAGCTGAACGTGGTGGGACTCATGAACATCCAGTACGCCATCAGTGAGGACGCGGTCTATGTTCTGGAGGCCAACCCAAGGGCGTCAAGGACCGTTCCCCTTGTTTCGAAGGTGTGCAACATCTCCATGGCTAATATCGCTACGAGGGTCATGCTGGGGGCAAAGATCGAGGATATGGAACTTGAGCATCGGCGTATTCCCCATTACGGTGTGAAGGAGTCGGTCTTTCCCTTCAACATGTTTCCCGAAGAGGACCCTGTTCTCGGACCCGAGATGAGATCCACCGGTGAAGTTCTTGGTATGAACCCGTCTTTCGGACTTGCTTACTGCAAGGCCCAGGAGGCGGCCCTGTCCCCTCTTCCCACAGAGGGGACGGTGCTCATTACAGTAACGGATAGGGACAAGAACGCTATCGTTGAGGTGGCGAGGAAGTTCGTCCAGTTGGGGTTCTCCCTCCTCTGTACGGGCGGTACTGCCAGGTTCCTTAAGGATAAGGGTATCGAGTCCGGGACCATAAAGAAGTACCATGAGGGACGGCCGAGCATAGTAGACGCCATCAAAAACAGGGAGATTCAGCTGCTCATCAACACGCCAAGCGGTAAGACGAGTGCCGATGATGATTCGTATATCAGAAAAGCAGCCATTAACTACAAGGTCCCCTTTATCACCACGGCAACCGCGGCGCTTGCCGCTGTTCGCGGGATCGAGGAACAAAGACAGGGCAAGGGCGTTGTCAGATCGCTGCAGGCGTATCATGCTGATATAAAGTAA